A region from the Chrysoperla carnea chromosome 4, inChrCarn1.1, whole genome shotgun sequence genome encodes:
- the LOC123297297 gene encoding facilitated trehalose transporter Tret1-like, producing MPIEKARLIDNAERGYGSTPETLQIDPVPGTSGSTTNPPRRPPRGGSHGTSNVVKYGKGEKWPQYFAALTSTLGAFALGTVLGWISPAISRLTSAYGFPVGNVEISWLGSLTFLGAAVVLAPIEYVIKQFGRKNTMLLLLIPFTIGWLFIIFASTITAIYIGRFVTGFASGAFCVTTPIYIAEIAQKEIRGSLNTMFPIMITAGILFAYIIGSMVTIISLSVICATIPLIFGALFYFQPESPVYLIQNNRIDEARQSLIRLRGRNFDVDSEIREIVAAEEELSQNAKTLTEAIKEPGTQRAFLIACGMMIFQQLTGLYPIMSYSTIVIQTGGASMITPGEIIIFLGVIQMLGNLIGEAIVDSSGRKYLLTRSAIYTSISLFVLGIFFQIKYYQAIYLIVGQSAFLPLLLVSIYAIAYSIGLGTVPWVLIGEVFAPEIKNKAASIAILCNLLVTFITSEYFLKMISLLGRSGTFYLFGFFCALSAVFTHFVVIETKGKSLGEIQRELTQAATS from the exons ATGCCAATTGAAAAAGCTCGTTTAATTGATAATGCAGAAAGAGGATATGGTAGTACACCG gAAACCCTTCAAATAGATCCAGTTCCTGGAACGTCAGGCTCAACTACTAATCCACCACGACGCCCGCCACGTGGTGGATCACATGGTACATCTAATGTAGTGAAATATGGAAAAGGTGAAAAATGGCCACAATATTTTGCTGCTTTAACATCAACCCTAGGTGCTTTTGCATTAGGCACTGTATTAGGCTGGATATCTCCAGCAATTTCACGTCTTACAAGTGCTTATGGTTTTCCTGTAGGCAATGTAGAAATTAGCTGGTTAGGTTCGTTAACATTTCTTGGTGCAGCTGTTGTTTTAGCACCTATCGAATATGTGATCAAGCAATTTGGTAGAAAAAATACAATGTTACTCTTGCTAATACCATTTACGATTGGTTggctttttataatatttgcatCAACGATTACGGCAATTTATATTGGTCGTTTTGTCACCGGATTTGCAAGCGGTGCATTTTGTGTAACAACACCAATATATATCGCAGAAATCGCCCAAAAAGAAATACGTGGATCATTGAATACAATGTTTCCAATTATGATTACGGCAGGAATCTTATTCGCATATATTATTGGATCTATGGTAACAATTATATCACTGTCAGTGATATGTGCTACTATTCCACTTATATTTGGTGCACTGTTCTACTTCCAACCAGAAAGTCCAGTAtacttaatacaaaataatcgtATTGATGAAGCTCGACAATCATTAATCAGATTACGAGGTAGAAATTTTGATGTCGATTCAGAAATTCGTGAAATTGTTGCTGCTGAAGAGGAACTAAGTCAAAATGCTAAAACTTTAACTGAAGCAATTAAGGAACCAGGCACTCAACGAGCATTTTTGATTGCTTGTGGGatgatgatatttcaacaattaactggaTTATATCCAATAATGTCATATTCAACAATTGTTATTCAAACTGGTGGAGCTTCTATGATCACTCCGGGagaaattataatattccttgGTGTTATTCAAATGCTTGGTAATCTGATTGGTGAAGCTATTGTGGATTCCTCTGGTCGAAAATATTTACTAACTCGATCGGCTATATATACAAGTATTTCTTTATTTGTACTTGGAATATTTTTCCAGATAAAATACTATCaagctatttatttaattgttggaCAAAGCGCTTTTCTTCCATTATTATTAGTTAGTATTTATGCTATTGCTTATTCAATTGGTTTAGGTACTGTACCATGGGTACTAATTGGTGAAGTATTTGCaccagaaattaaaaataaagcagCTAGTATTGCAATTCTTTGTAATTTATTAGTTACATTTATAACATCCGAATATTTCCTTAAAATGATTAGTTTACTTGGACGTAGtggtacattttatttatttggatttttttgtgcTTTAAGCGCTGTATTCACCCATTTTGTAGTTATAGAAACAAAAGGAAAATCTTTAGGTGAAATTCAACGAGAGTTAACACAAGCTGCAACATCTTAA
- the LOC123297278 gene encoding facilitated trehalose transporter Tret1-like isoform X2, with protein MPKEGEKLGVSSLTLVSESGVGYGQARQLTQYTAAIAVTMGALAAGTVLSWTSPTKTQIVDNGDLGFTVTDDEFSWVGGLMCLGAAVICFPIALVMDVIGRKITMLLLIIPFTIGWCLIYWAESVLMLYFGRFLTGLAGGAFCVSAPLYTSEIAQKEIRGTLGSYFQLMVTVGILFDYVAGAFLSVSDLTLCCLIIPFIFVLVFFFQPETPVYYVKKGKIEDARKSLTFFRGPHYNVELELQDMIAANEDSSSGYTSRTQILKTKGAQKAVLISFGLMLFQQFSGVNAVIFYAGNIFKEAGVGIKPDYAVIIVGVMQVIATFIASIVVEKLGRKILLLASDIVMAICSILLAVYFNLTEENKTSVSWLPILALSLFIILFSLGFGPIPWMMVGEVVPKELKSTLTSTACTFNWVLAFFVTKFYQPLSDATSQSATFYGFATVSIIGTIFVFLLVPETKGKTLDEIQRELNGEPRLTHHPAGGAQTNPGYNKNEN; from the exons ATGCCGAAAGAGGGTGAAAAATTGGGGGTTAGTAGTTTAACATTAGTGTCAGAATCTGGAGTTGGATATGGACAAGCTCGACAACTTACGCAATATACTGCTGCCATTGCAG tTACAATGGGTGCTCTTGCCGCTGGTACTGTTTTAAGTTGGACATCACCCACAAAAACACAAATTGTCGACAATGGAGATTTAGGATTTACTGTGACTGATGATGAATTTAGTTGGGTAGGAGGTTTAATGTGCTTAGGAGCGGCAGTAATATGTTTTCCAATTGCACTCGTAATGGATGTGATTGGTAGAAAAATTACTATGCTCCTGTTAATTATTCCGTTTACAATTGGCTGGTGCTTAATATATTGGGCTGAATCTGTATTAATGCTATATTTTGGACGATTTTTAACTGGTCTAGCGGGTGGTGCATTCTGTGTAAGTGCTCCATTGTATACATCAGAAATCGCACAAAAAGAAATACGTGGTACTTTAGGAAGTTATTTCCAATTGATGGTTACAGTTGGTATACTTTTCGATTACGTGGCTGGTGCATTTCTAAGCGTTTCAGATTTAACATTATGTTGCTTAATTATTCCTTTCATCTTTGTTTTGGTATTCTTCTTCCAACCAGAAACACCAGTTTATTACgtcaaaaaaggaaaaattgaaGATGCACGTAAATCATTAACATTCTTTCGGGGACCACATTACAATGTTGAGCTTGAATTGCAAGATATGATTGCTGCAAATGAGGATTCAAGTTCAGGTTATACTTCTCgaactcaaattttaaaaacaaaaggagCACAGAAAGCAGTTTTGATTTCATTTGGCTTAATGTTATTCCAACAGTTCAGTGGTGTAAATGCTGTCATTTTTTATGCtggtaatatatttaaagaagCCGGTGTCGGTATTAAACCCGACTATGCCGTAATAATTGTTGGAGTCATGCAAGTAATTGCAACATTTATTGCATCAATCGTTGTCGAAAAATTAGGTAGAAAAATTCTGTTGCTAGCATCCGATATAGTTATGGCTATTTGTAGTATTCTCCTAGCCGTTTATTTCAATCTAactgaagaaaataaaacatcCGTGTCATGGTTACCGATTTTAGCACTATCAttgttcataatattattttcacttgGATTTGGGCCCATTCCATGGATGATGGTGGGTGAAGTTGTACCCAAAGAATTAAAAAGTACTCTTACATCAACGGCATGTACATTTAATTGGGTTTTAGCATTTTTTGTTACCAAATTTTACCAGCCATTATCAGATGCAACTAGTCAATCTGCCACATTTTATGGATTTGCTACAGTGTCTATAATTGGTacgatatttgtatttttattagtcCCTGAAACTAAGGGCAAAACTTTAGATGAAATTCAAAGAGAGTTAAATGGTGAACCACGTTTAACCCATCATCCAGCTGGTGGTGCTCAAACAAATCcaggatataataaaaatgaaaattag
- the LOC123297458 gene encoding tetratricopeptide repeat protein 27, producing the protein MFSLNNDIKHLLLYNYGKQLNLELNSPFLSKLNNGDFIELLNESDDFSRFLNDQQINLIDCDNLDKFIEYLSIAISSLTTFVQLNWIGPPTVYENTTDTQFYKQALSLDGEEINENVQNPELLYISRKIIEQLHASEILVLIWKLRIIFVHQSIIDERCISLFEEFNNTINQIKIDEFENPRDQASFYIQISHMLIYYGRITEAEEYINKAKTCLGMQIEVIGDMGKRTRYQTKSLAQVRIKVLVDSPNVEIEENLPEIIKLNDDVRLDSIQWDNSGNDIVVLSGLEQALLLVEVAYRRKAMPQDELINEEIQPILDYVLKQENCWLARFVALISKCRLESSHKRTIERALNQSETLINTLNSGGAPLVQRLNNFWTLSPITRWNIEAQLADMMLSLGLVKAALDIFLKLSLWEDVIVCYTILQLRHKAAEIIRQELEKKKSVKLLCLLGDALDDVQLYEEAWELSERKSARPHRHWGQFLFAKKEYEACIPHLQQSLEINSLQATVWLRLGYAALSVEKWDIAANAYRRYTTIEPNCFEAWNNLARVYIAQGDKNRAYKAFNEALKTSFDNWQVWENFMLTSIDTGHFEDAIRSYHRLLDLKEKHLDTEVLIILVEAILKHLPNHDGGDSARLTQKCLELLGRVTAIFQNEFKPWELYATLTTDNYLRVQRFQRAHRALIQDSNWPKDMHKCCKVIDNCIKLGENCLTLTDESLKSSVRLSLKAALKGASKEQWTECANSLSELEKIVEELCK; encoded by the coding sequence atgttttcattaaataatgatataaaacatttattattatacaattacggtaaacaattaaatttagaattaaattctccttttttatcgaaactgaACAATGgtgattttattgaattattaaacgAATCGGACgatttttcacgatttttaaatgaccaacaaataaatttaattgactGTGATAATcttgataaatttattgagtatttgTCAATCGCAATATCAAGTCTTACAACATTCGTACAATTAAATTGGATTGGACCACCAACTGTTTACGAAAATACAACAGATACTCAATTTTATAAGCAAGCATTATCATTAGACGGTgaagaaatcaatgaaaatgttCAGAATCccgaattattatatatttcacgTAAGATAATTGAACAGTTACATGCCTctgaaatattagttttaatatgGAAATTACGAATCATTTTTGTACATCAATCGATAATTGACGAACGGTGTATTTCGTTGTTCGAAGAATTTAATAACacaatcaatcaaattaaaatcgatGAATTCGAAAATCCTCGTGACCAAGCatcattttatattcaaatatcacATATGTTAATATATTATGGACGTATTACGGAAGCTGAAGAATATATTAACAAAGCAAAAACTTGTTTAGGGATGCAAATTGAAGTGATTGGTGATATGGGTAAGCGTACACGTTATCAGACAAAATCTTTAGCACAAGTAAGAATAAAAGTATTAGTAGATTCTCCAAATGTTGAAATTGAAGAAAACTTacctgaaattattaaattgaatgatGATGTTCGATTGGATTCTATCCAATGGGATAATTCGGGGAATGATATAGTTGTACTTTCTGGCTTAGAACAAGCATTGCTTTTAGTTGAAGTTGCATATCGACGGAAAGCAATGCCACAAGATGAATTAATAAACGAAGAAATTCAACCGATTTTagattatgttttaaaacaagaaaattgttGGCTGGCACGTTTTGTTGCACTTATTTCAAAATGCCGATTAGAATCATCTCATAAGCGTACCATCGAACGGGCTTTAAATCAAAGTGAAAcgttaattaatactttaaattctGGTGGGGCACCGTTAGTTcaaagattaaataatttttggacgTTATCACCGATCACACGATGGAATATTGAAGCACAATTAGCAGATATGATGTTATCACTGGGTTTGGTTAAAGCAGCTTtagatattttcttaaaattatcacTTTGGGAGGATGTTATTGTGTGTTATACAATTTTACAGTTACGACACAAAGCTGCTGAAATAATTCGACAAGAATTAGAGAAAAAGAAATCCGTTAAACTTTTATGTTTACTTGGAGACGCTTTGGATGATGTACAATTATACGAAGAAGCTTGGGAATTATCTGAGAGAAAAAGTGCGAGACCACATCGACATTGGGgccaatttttatttgcaaaaaaagaaTATGAAGCTTGCATTCCACATCTACAACAATCGTTAGAAATCAATTCATTACAAGCTACAGTTTGGCTTCGTTTGGGTTATGCTGCATTATCTGTTGAAAAATGGGATATAGCTGCTAATGCATATCGACGTTATACAACGATTGAACCGAATTGTTTTGAAGCTTGGAACAATTTAGCACGAGTTTATATCGCTCAAGGTGATAAAAATCGCGCGTATAAAGCATTTAACGAAGCGTTAAAAACCAGTTTTGATAATTGGCAAGTGtgggaaaattttatgttaactaGTATTGACACGGGTCACTTTGAGGATGCGATTCGATCATATCATAGATTACTTGATTTGAAAGAGAAACATTTGGATACAgaagttttaattattctagTTGAAgcgattttaaaacatttaccaAATCATGATGGCGGTGATTCAGCAAGACTTACTCAAAAATGTTTGGAATTATTAGGTAGAGTAACTGCTATTTTCCAAAATGAATTCAAACCATGGGAATTGTATGCAACATTAACAACAGATAATTATTTACGTGTACAAAGATTCCAACGAGCTCATCGTGCTTTAATTCAAGATAGTAATTGGCCAAAAGATATGCACAAATGTTGTAAAGTCATTGATAACTGTATTAAATTGGGTGAAAATTGTTTGACGTTAACGGATGAGAGTTTAAAATCATCAGTTAGATTATCATTAAAAGCAGCACTGAAAGGTGCAAGTAAAGAACAATGGACGGAATGTGCAAATTCGTTGAGCGAACTCGAAAAAATTGTGGAGGAATTatgtaaataa
- the LOC123297278 gene encoding facilitated trehalose transporter Tret1-2 homolog isoform X1, which produces MSEEQERLLDASSDDNLLSDIEYAEASTSENMPKEGEKLGVSSLTLVSESGVGYGQARQLTQYTAAIAVTMGALAAGTVLSWTSPTKTQIVDNGDLGFTVTDDEFSWVGGLMCLGAAVICFPIALVMDVIGRKITMLLLIIPFTIGWCLIYWAESVLMLYFGRFLTGLAGGAFCVSAPLYTSEIAQKEIRGTLGSYFQLMVTVGILFDYVAGAFLSVSDLTLCCLIIPFIFVLVFFFQPETPVYYVKKGKIEDARKSLTFFRGPHYNVELELQDMIAANEDSSSGYTSRTQILKTKGAQKAVLISFGLMLFQQFSGVNAVIFYAGNIFKEAGVGIKPDYAVIIVGVMQVIATFIASIVVEKLGRKILLLASDIVMAICSILLAVYFNLTEENKTSVSWLPILALSLFIILFSLGFGPIPWMMVGEVVPKELKSTLTSTACTFNWVLAFFVTKFYQPLSDATSQSATFYGFATVSIIGTIFVFLLVPETKGKTLDEIQRELNGEPRLTHHPAGGAQTNPGYNKNEN; this is translated from the exons atgagtgAAGAACAAGAAAGACTTTTAGATGCATCAAGCGATGATAATTTGCTTTCGGACATCGAATATGCg gaaGCAAGCACATCTGAAAATATGCCGAAAGAGGGTGAAAAATTGGGGGTTAGTAGTTTAACATTAGTGTCAGAATCTGGAGTTGGATATGGACAAGCTCGACAACTTACGCAATATACTGCTGCCATTGCAG tTACAATGGGTGCTCTTGCCGCTGGTACTGTTTTAAGTTGGACATCACCCACAAAAACACAAATTGTCGACAATGGAGATTTAGGATTTACTGTGACTGATGATGAATTTAGTTGGGTAGGAGGTTTAATGTGCTTAGGAGCGGCAGTAATATGTTTTCCAATTGCACTCGTAATGGATGTGATTGGTAGAAAAATTACTATGCTCCTGTTAATTATTCCGTTTACAATTGGCTGGTGCTTAATATATTGGGCTGAATCTGTATTAATGCTATATTTTGGACGATTTTTAACTGGTCTAGCGGGTGGTGCATTCTGTGTAAGTGCTCCATTGTATACATCAGAAATCGCACAAAAAGAAATACGTGGTACTTTAGGAAGTTATTTCCAATTGATGGTTACAGTTGGTATACTTTTCGATTACGTGGCTGGTGCATTTCTAAGCGTTTCAGATTTAACATTATGTTGCTTAATTATTCCTTTCATCTTTGTTTTGGTATTCTTCTTCCAACCAGAAACACCAGTTTATTACgtcaaaaaaggaaaaattgaaGATGCACGTAAATCATTAACATTCTTTCGGGGACCACATTACAATGTTGAGCTTGAATTGCAAGATATGATTGCTGCAAATGAGGATTCAAGTTCAGGTTATACTTCTCgaactcaaattttaaaaacaaaaggagCACAGAAAGCAGTTTTGATTTCATTTGGCTTAATGTTATTCCAACAGTTCAGTGGTGTAAATGCTGTCATTTTTTATGCtggtaatatatttaaagaagCCGGTGTCGGTATTAAACCCGACTATGCCGTAATAATTGTTGGAGTCATGCAAGTAATTGCAACATTTATTGCATCAATCGTTGTCGAAAAATTAGGTAGAAAAATTCTGTTGCTAGCATCCGATATAGTTATGGCTATTTGTAGTATTCTCCTAGCCGTTTATTTCAATCTAactgaagaaaataaaacatcCGTGTCATGGTTACCGATTTTAGCACTATCAttgttcataatattattttcacttgGATTTGGGCCCATTCCATGGATGATGGTGGGTGAAGTTGTACCCAAAGAATTAAAAAGTACTCTTACATCAACGGCATGTACATTTAATTGGGTTTTAGCATTTTTTGTTACCAAATTTTACCAGCCATTATCAGATGCAACTAGTCAATCTGCCACATTTTATGGATTTGCTACAGTGTCTATAATTGGTacgatatttgtatttttattagtcCCTGAAACTAAGGGCAAAACTTTAGATGAAATTCAAAGAGAGTTAAATGGTGAACCACGTTTAACCCATCATCCAGCTGGTGGTGCTCAAACAAATCcaggatataataaaaatgaaaattag